A DNA window from Helianthus annuus cultivar XRQ/B chromosome 15, HanXRQr2.0-SUNRISE, whole genome shotgun sequence contains the following coding sequences:
- the LOC110914041 gene encoding uncharacterized protein LOC110914041 yields MASTTSVLLLLFATVIATSTTSATARPCKTIFFITSSSHPNPNNNPPRFTFFLTEIRQFRRSRSLPRPMLFDRSITSSSSSKSSSLALIASDVVTSEPYIASSSTLKASVSERTMDIMSIVGAVIFGVGCGVVTAATMYLFWSLFAPRRFEFCEDEESCDEENDQRVVDDDDDDNEGCFGVHVAGKAVPPSADEVDRIAAMK; encoded by the coding sequence ATGGCGTCGACGACTTCCGTTCTCCTCCTCCTCTTCGCCACCGTCATCGCCACCTCCACCACCTCGGCCACCGCCAGACCTTGcaaaaccatcttcttcatcacttcCTCCTCTCACCCTAACCCTAACAACAATCCTCCACGTTTCACCTTCTTCCTCACCGAAATCCGCCAGTTCCGTCGTTCCAGATCTCTCCCTCGCCCCATGCTCTTCGACCGATCcatcacatcatcatcatcatcaaaatcatcatcgTTAGCTTTGATTGCCTCAGATGTTGTAACATCAGAGCCGTATATCGCGTCTTCTTCGACGCTGAAAGCGTCGGTTAGCGAGCGGACAATGGATATTATGAGCATTGTTGGCGCGGTGATATTTGGAGTTGGATGTGGTGTGGTCACTGCGGCTACGATGTATTTGTTTTGGTCATTGTTTGCGCCTCGAAGGTTTGAGTTTTGTGAAGATGAGGAGAGTTGTGATGAGGAGAATGATCAAagagttgttgatgatgatgatgatgataatgaaggTTGTTTTGGTGTGCATGTTGCTGGTAAAGCTGTCCCGCCTTCTGCGGATGAAGTTGATCGAATTGCTGCGATGAAATGA
- the LOC110912184 gene encoding uncharacterized protein LOC110912184, with translation MTTSHRLIAFTTPENYAARLTPLIHHKGWTPLWCPTVTVEPTTHTKSALLHYISPPNPQINLFSALAFTSRSGISAFSDALSDLRSPPLLPSGDQFIICALGKDTELVDNSFVGRICNNNERIKVLSPRISTPAGLVEELGLGGGRRVLCPVPVVVELEEPPVVPNFIQDLSSNGWVAMRVDAYETQWMGVECAKAMVQRDNGGVVDAVVFTSTGEVEGMLKSLRAMGVYWGKVVERNPGVVVAAHGPVTAAGVERLGVRVDVVSRKFGSFEGVVDALDEFWND, from the exons ATGACCACTTCACACCGTCTAATCGCCTTCACCACGCCGGAAAACTACGCTGCCCGTCTCACCCCCCTAATCCACCACAAGGGCTGGACACCACTCTGGTGCCCCACCGTAACCGTCGAACCCACCACCCACACCAAATCCGCTCTCCTCCATTACATCTCCCCACCAAACCCCCAAATCAACCTCTTCTCCGCCCTCGCCTTCACTTCACGCTCCGGCATCTCCGCTTTTTCCGACGCCTTATCAGACCTCCGATCGCCGCCGTTACTCCCCTCCGGCGACCAGTTCATAATATGCGCTCTTGGAAAGGATACTGAGCTTGTTGATAACTCGTTCGTTGGTAGAATTTGTAACAACAATGAAAGAATCAAG GTTTTGAGCCCTAGAATTTCAACGCCGGCGGGATTGGTGGAGGAGTTAGGGCTTGGAGGCGGGCGGAGAGTGTTGTGTCCGGTGCCGGTGGTGGTGGAGTTGGAAGAGCCGCCGGTGGTTCCGAATTTCATACAGGATTTGAGTTCAAACGGATGGGTGGCGATGAGGGTGGACGCGTATGAAACGCAGTGGATGGGGGTGGAGTGTGCGAAGGCGATGGTACAGAGAGACAATGGTGGTGTGGTGGATGCGGTGGTGTTTACGAGTACGGGTGAAGTGGAAGGGATGTTGAAGAGTTTGAGGGCGATGGGGGTCTATTGGGGGAAGGTGGTGGAGCGGAATCCGGGGGTGGTTGTGGCGGCGCATGGGCCGGTTACTGCGGCCGGAGTGGAGAGGCTTGGGGTGAGGGTGGATGTGGTGAGTAGGAAGTTTGGGAGTTTTGAAGGTGTTGTAGATGCTCTTGATGAGTTTTGGAATGATTAA
- the LOC110912182 gene encoding subtilisin-like serine-protease S: protein MGSSHNIFLGLFLCVLLAHVTTIFTYAKVYVVYMGGNDSDDPDEILMKNHQMLASVHSGSIEGAQASHLYSYKHGFRGFAARLTDDQALQISKMPGVVSVFENKRKSLHTTHSWDFIGLVGEETMEIPGVSTKDQVNVIIGFIDTGIWPESASFSDTDMPPVPAGWKGKCQSGEAFNITHCNRKLIGARYYLSGYEAEKQDKLEYIDDPKNKRSYRSARDSNGHGTHTASTAAGRYVMDMNYKGLAQGGARGGAPMARVAVYKTCWDSGCYDADILAAFDDAVRDGVHIVSLSLGPDAPQGDYFSDSISIGSFHAVSRGITVVSSVGNQGTTGSATNLAPWIITVAATSIDREFIANIQMGNGVNLKGESLSVLNMTAPARIISASIANGGYFTPYQSSYCLESSLNYTKTRGKVLLCRHAERSSESKVAKSQIVKAAGGVGMILVDEDVDVAIPFVIPAAIVGRKVGKRILSYINSTRKPTSQIHSSEAVIGSQHAPRVASFSSKGPNGLTPEILKPDVAAPGLNILAAWSPAIGQKMKYNIMSGTSMACPHVTGIVALIKAVNPSWSPSAVKSAIMTTASIFDKSGKPMRVDPEGRRGNPFDYGSGFVDPTAALDPGLVYDTTPANYKAFLCSIGYDDKLLHLITRDSSTCETQTSFSTPSALNYPSIVVPDLKSNFSVTRTLTCVGKPQKRTIYRAVVSPPRGVEVDVVPQRLVFDTYGQKMNFTATFRSSAPSQGYVFGYLQWKNGKSRVTTPLVVRTAPSDV, encoded by the exons ATGGGTTCTTCTCACAATATCTTTTTGGGTCTTTTCTTATGTGTTTTGCTGGCACATGTTACTACAATCTTCACTTATGCTAAG GTTTATGTGGTGTATATGGGTGGTAATGATAGTGATGACCCAGATGAAATCTTGATGAAAAATCATCAAATGCTTGCTTCTGTTCATAGTGGAAG TATTGAAGGAGCACAGGCATCTCATTTGTATAGTTATAAACATGGGTTCAGAGGGTTTGCAGCCAGGTTAACAGATGATCAGGCTCTTCAAATATCCA AGATGCCTGGGGTGGTGTCTGTGTTTGAGAACAAAAGAAAAAGTTTGCATACAACACATTCATGGGATTTCATTGGTCTTGTTGGGGAAGAAACAATGGAGATCCCAGGTGTTTCAACAAAGGATCAAGTTAATGTAATCATTGGTTTCATTGATACAG GAATTTGGCCAGAATCCGCAAGTTTTAGCGATACCGACATGCCCCCTGTGCCAGCTGGCTGGAAAGGAAAATGCCAATCAGGGGAAGCATTCAATATTACACATTGTAACAG GAAACTGATAGGTGCTAGATACTATCTGAGCGGATACGAAGCCGAAAAACAAGATAAGCTTGAATATATCGATGATCCAAAAAACAAACGCTCTTATCGATCAGCAAGAGATAGTAACGGGCATGGGACCCACACGGCCTCCACGGCTGCAGGGCGGTACGTGATGGACATGAACTACAAGGGTCTGGCTCAGGGAGGTGCGAGAGGTGGTGCACCGATGGCTAGGGTTGCGGTCTACAAGACGTGTTGGGATTCAGGCTGTTACGATGCTGACATATTAGCTGCATTTGATGATGCCGTCAGAGATGGGGTGCACATTGTGTCGTTATCTCTCGGCCCTGATGCCCCTCAAGGAGATTACTTTAGTGACTCGATTTCGATCGGCTCGTTTCATGCGGTTAGCCGTGGGATAACGGTTGTTTCTTCGGTTGGTAACCAAGGGACCACGGGGTCTGCCACTAATCTCGCTCCATGGATCATCACGGTTGCAGCCACCTCCATTGACCGAGAGTTTATAGCTAATATTCAAATGGGAAATGGCGTTAACTTGAAG GGTGAAAGTCTAAGTGTACTCAACATGACAGCTCCTGCAAGAATAATTTCGGCTTCAATAGCAAACGGGGGTTACTTCACTCCCTATCAATCCAG TTACTGCTTAGAAAGCTCGTTAAACTACACCAAGACACGAGGGAAGGTGTTGTTATGCAGACACGCAGAGCGTTCATCAGAGTCAAAGGTGGCTAAAAGTCAAATAGTCAAAGCAGCTGGTGGAGTCGGGATGATTCTTGTAGATGAAGATGTTGATGTTGCAATCCCATTTGTGATCCCGGCTGCTATCGTCGGGAGAAAAGTAGGAAAACGGATTTTATCGTACATTAACAGCACACG GAAGCCAACGTCGCAGATTCACTCATCGGAGGCTGTTATAGGATCTCAACACGCACCTCGTGTTGCATCCTTCTCATCAAAAGGTCCCAATGGATTAACCCCGGAAATCCTAAAG CCGGACGTTGCAGCTCCCGGATTGAACATCCTGGCGGCATGGTCCCCGGCGATCGGGCAAAAAATGAAGTACAACATTATGTCAGGAACCTCCATGGCATGCCCTCATGTAACCGGAATCGTAGCATTAATAAAAGCAGTTAATCCCTCATGGTCTCCTTCTGCAGTTAAATCTGCTATCATGACCACAG CTTCGATTTTCGACAAGAGTGGAAAGCCAATGCGGGTTGACCCAGAAGGACGACGGGGAAATCCCTTTGACTACGGTTCTGGGTTCGTTGACCCAACAGCAGCACTTGACCCAGGTCTAGTCTATGACACGACACCAGCGAACTACAAAGCCTTTCTTTGCTCAATCGGCTACGACGACAAGTTACTTCACCTCATCACCCGAGACAGCAGCACTTGCGAAACCCAAACGTCGTTCTCAACGCCCTCCGCCCTTAACTATCCTTCCATCGTTGTACCCGATCTCAAGTCAAACTTTTCGGTCACTAGAACTTTGACTTGCGTCGGGAAGCCGCAAAAAAGAACCATTTATCGAGCCGTGGTGTCTCCACCACGCGGAGTTGAAGTCGATGTAGTCCCACAACGACTAGTTTTCGACACGTACGGCCAGAAAATGAACTTTACCGCCACTTTTAGATCCTCTGCGCCATCTCAAGGTTATGTTTTCGGTTACCTACAATGGAAGAACGGGAAGTCGCGTGTGACTACGCCTCTGGTGGTCCGGACCGCGCCATCTGACGTGTGA